GGTTACTCCAAAAGAAAACCAGGAAATGGGTTATATATTAACTGAGAAAGATTCTATTCTAAACGATACAATCCAGTTGCCGGAAATTATTATTTCGAAAGGAGAGAAGATGAGTCCAGAAGAATTAAAGCAGTTTCAGATTCTTCAGATGAGAGTATATAAGGTATATCCTTATGCGCGATTGGCTTCTGATCGTTTAACTGCTTTGAATGCTGGTATGGCACGTTTAAAAACAAATCGTGAAAAGAAAAAATACTTTAAAATTGTAGAAGACTACCTTAATAATGAGTTTGAAGACCGATTAAAGAAACTTTCTAGAAAACAAGGACAAATTTTGGTAAAGCTGATTCATCGTCAAACAGGAAACACCGCCTATGATTTAATTAAAACTTTAAAAAGTGGATTCAAAGCTTTTGTATCAAACACCACAGCCAATTTATTTGATATAAGTCTAAAGACAGAATACAAACCCTATGAAGTAAATGAAGACTATTTAATAGAAAGTATATTAGTTCGTGCATTCGAATCAGGTCGCTTGGTTAACCAAAAATCTGCAAATCCAGTTAACTACGATGATCTCATGAATCATTGGGAAGTAAAAGCTAAAGAAGTCAACAAAAAATAATACACCTATATATTATAGTAAACCCGACAGGTTTTTTAAACCTGTCGGGTTTACTATTTATATAATAGTGCAGATTATAAGCTGAGCGCAGCGAAGCAATACAGTTTTTGGAATCTGGAATTTAAAAATTGGAATTTAAGCATGAGCTTATTCCCGCTGTCCGCTGCGATCTTTTTATGGTCCCGTTAAAAGGAACGGGATCATAAAAAGGATTTCCGCTCCTATCGGGGCTAGGGCACCGGTTTTCAGAATAGGCTATAGGGAGAAACTTTGCGCCTTTGCGCCTCTGCGAGAGCAAAAGGGGCAGAAGGGAGGCTTTCGGATCTTAAATTCTTTCCATAGAGCGGGCATAAAATCTGAAAATTCCGCAAAACTGCCAATCTAAACGATGGGTAAAATAAGAAAAACACGTCTGAATTCAGAAAAACCCCACAGGAAATTAAAAATAATCAAAATGTAAAAGCACTTCTGCCAGCGGGTTAAGAAAAACATCGAAAAAAGATGGAAAAAATGTAAAAAAAAGTCTTGTAAATGTAAATAAAGGTTCTACTTTTGCACCCGCATCAGCGAAACGCTCTTAGAAATACCGGCAGGCATTTGAATTGGAAGGAAAAGAGATTTTCTTAAAAAAAGATTCGAAAAAGCTTGCGGGAATTGAAAAAGCTTTTTACATTTGCACCCCGCAAAACACGGAAAGTTCATTGAAATACCGGCAGAGAATTTAGGAATAAGGGACGAAAAAAAAGTTTCAAAATTTTTTTAAATTTTTCTTGCAGGTTTTAAAAAGAAGTTTTAGTTTTGCACCCGCTTTGAGAGACAAGCGGAAAAGAAAAGAAAAACGTTCGTAGACATATTGAATTGACAGCCGTTCTGATGAAAATCAGAACAGATAAAATAAGGGTAATAGAATCGGTAAGATTCGAAAAGAACCGATAGTAAGCATCGAATTATAATATAAAAAATATACGATGAAGAGTTTGATCCTGGCTCAGGATGAACGCTAGCGGCAGGCTTAACACATGCAAGTCGAGGGGTAGGGGCTTTCGGGCCTTGAGACCGGCGCACGGGTGCGTAACGCGTATGCAATCTGCCTTCCACAGAGGGATAGCCCAGAGAAATTTGGATTAATACCTCATAGTATTACAGGATGGCATCATCCGGTAATTAAAGTCACAACGGTGGAAGATGAGCATGCGTCCCATTAGCTTGTTGGTAAGGTAACGGCTTACCAAGGCGACGATGGGTAGGGGTCCTGAGAGGGAGATCCCCCACACTGGTACTGAGACACGGACCAGACTCCTACGGGAGGCAGCAGTGAGGAATATTGGTCAATGGGCGCAAGCCTGAACCAGCCATGCCGCGTGCAGGATGACGGTCCTATGGATTGTAAACTGCTTTTGTACGGGAAGAAACACTGATTCGTGAATCAGCCTGACGGTACCGTAAGAATAAGGATCGGCTAACTCCGTGCCAGCAGCCGCGGTAATACGGAGGATCCAAGCGTTATCCGGAATCATTGGGTTTAAAGGGTCTGTAGGCGGTCTTGTAAGTCAGTGGTGAAAGCCCATCGCTCAACGGTGGAACGGCCATTGATACTGCAGGACTTGAATTACCGGGAAGTAACTAGAATATGTAGTGTAGCGGTGAAATGCTTAGATATTACATGGAATACCAATTGCGAAGGCAGGTTACTACCGGTGGATTGACGCTGATGGACGAAAGCGTGGGGAGCGAACAGGATTAGATACCCTGGTAGTCCACGCCGTAAACGATGGATACTAGCTGCTGGGGGCGACTTCAGTGGCTAAGCGAAAGTGATAAGTATCCCACCTGGGGAGTACGAACGCAAGTTTGAAACTCAAAGGAATTGACGGGGGCCCGCACAAGCGGTGGAGCATGTGGTTTAATTCGATGATACGCGAGGAACCTTACCAAGGCTTAAATGCAGACTGACCGGTTTGGAAACAGATCTTTCGCAAGACAGTCTACAAGGTGCTGCATGGTTGTCGTCAGCTCGTGCCGTGAGGTGTCAGGTTAAGTCCTATAACGAGCGCAACCCCTGTTGTTAGTTGCCAGCGAGTCAGGTCGGGAACTCTAACAAGACTGCCAGTGCAAACTGTGAGGAAGGTGGGGATGACGTCAAATCATCACGGCCCTTACGCCTTGGGCTACACACGTGCTACAATGGCCGGTACAGAGAGCAGCCACTGGGCGACCAGGAGCGAATCTATAAAGCCGGTCACAGTTCGGATCGGAGTCTGCAACTCGACTCCGTGAAGCTGGAATCGCTAGTAATCGGATATCAGCCATGATCCGGTGAATACGTTCCCGGGCCTTGTACACACCGCCCGTCAAGCCATGGAAGCTGGGGGTGCCTGAAGTCGGTGACCGCAAGGAGCTGCCTAGGGTAAAACTGGTAACTAGGGCTAAGTCGTAACAAGGTAGCCGTACCGGAAGGTGCGGCTGGAACACCTCCTTTCTAGAGCCTGGGTGTTAGTCAGAGACACGCCCAGGAAATAAGATGCCCGCTTAAGGTTCTGGATCTTAAGATTGTATTACTCTTGCTGTTAATTTAAAAAAATGATAAAAGAATTAAGTAAAACAGAGTCTCGTAGCTCAGCTGGTTAGAGTACTACACTGATAATGTAGGGGTCGGCAGTTCGAGTCTGCCCGGGACTACTTTTTAAGAATTTCCGGTTAAAAAAACCGGGGATTAAGAATTAAAAAGACTGTTGAATGCTTAAGGAAAAGGAAATTTTAGAGGTTGAGGCCTTATGAGAAATAATTCATAACTCATAACTAATAACTCATCACTAAAGAAATGGGGGATTAGCTCAGCTGGCTAGAGCGCCTGCCTTGCACGCAGGAGGCCAACGGTTCGACTCCGTTATTCTCCACGAAACTATCATGAAATGATAGATTAAAGTTCATTGACATATTGGGATAAGAAAATAATAAGAAAGTAGAAAGCGTTTTTTACAGTTTTATTGTAAAAAACAAAAAAAAACGGATCATATTAAATTATGATTTGGTGCAATAAGCAAAATAAGGGCGTATGGGGGATGCCTAGGCTCTCAGAGGCGATGAAGGACGTGATAAGCTGCGAAAAGCTGCGGGGACTGGCACACACAGATTGATCCGCAGGTATCCGAATGGGGCAACCCGCTATATTGAAGATATAGCACACCGATAGGTGGGCAAACCCGCTGAACTGAAACATCTAAGTAGGCGGAGGAGAAGAAAACAAAAGTGATTCCGTAAGTAGTGGCGAGCGAACGCGGAACAGCCCAAACCAGAATTGTTACGGCCTTTCTGGGGTTGTAGGACCATGAGATTTTATGCACAAGGAACCGGAAGCTGCTGGAAAGCGGCGCCGTAGAGGGTGACGGCCCCGTACGGGCAACGAGTGTAATAGATAATGGTATCCTGAGTAGGGCGGGGCACGTGAAACCCTGTCTGAATTCGGCGGGACCATCCGCTAAGGCTAAATACTCCTGAGAGACCGATAGTGAACCAGTACCGTGAGGGAAAGGTGAAAAGAACCGTGAATAACGGAGTGAAATAGATCCTGAAACCATACGCTTACAAGCGGTCGGAGCCCTTTAGTGGGGTGACGGCGTGCCTTTTGCATAATGAGCCTACGAGTTAACGCTGCTGGCGAGGATAAGTGGTTAAGCCATGGATCCGCAGCGAAAGCGAGTCTGAATAGGGCGCTTTAGTCAGTAGTGTTAGACGCGAAACCGTGTGATCTACCCATGGGCAGGTTGAAGCTGTGGTAACACACAGTGGAGGACCGAACCGGTTGACGTTGAAAAGTCTTCGGATGACCTGTGGGTAGGGGTGAAAGGCCAATCAAACTCGGAAATAGCTCGTACTCCCCGAAATGCATTTAGGTGCAGCGTTAGTTATAAAGTTATACAGAGGTAGAGCTACTGATTGGATGCGGGGGCTTCACCGCCTACCAATTCCTGACAAACTCCGAATGCTGTATAATGTTCACTAACAGTGAGGGCTTGGGTGCTAAGGTCCAAGTCCGAGAGGGAAAGAACCCAGACCATCAGCTAAGGTCCCCAAATATATGCTAAGTTGAAAGAACGAGGTTTGTCTGCCCAGACAGCTAGGATGTTGGCTTGGAAGCAGCCATTCATTTAAAGAGTGCGTAACAGCTCACTAGTCGAGCGGACGAGCATGGATAATAATCGGGCATAAGCATATTACCGAAGCTATGGATTTGCAGGCAACTGCAAGTGGTAGGGGAGCATTCTGACAGGGCAGAAGGTATCTCGTAAGGGGTGCTGGACCGGTCAGAAAAGAAAATGTAGGCATAAGTAACGATAATGCGGGCGAGAAACCCGCACACCGAAAAACTAAGGTTTCCACAGCTATGCTAATCAGCTGTGGGTTAGTCTGGTCCTAAGGCGAACCCGAAAGGGACAGTCGATGGCCGACGGGTTAATATTCCCGTACTACTGATTACTGTGATGGGGTGACGGAGTGATGAAAGCGCCGCGGACTGACGGAATAGTTCGTTGAAGTACCTAGCTATAGGTCCTGCAGTCAAATGCGCAGGAACTGGCGAAATACGATAGTACTCGGAGTCTCCGGACAAAGAGATAGTGCGCCTAAGGGCTTCCAAGAAAAACCTCTAAACTTCAGGTAATCAGTACCAGTACCGTAAACCGACACAGGTAGTTGAGGAGAGAATCCTAAGGTGCTCGAGAGATTCATGGCTAAGGAATTAGGCAAAATAGACCTGTAACTTCGGGAGAAAGGTCGCCCCGAGCAATCGGGGCCGCAGTGAAAAGGTCCAGGCGACTGTTTATCAAAAACACAGGGCTCTGCAAAATCGCAAGATGACGTATAGGGCCTGACACCTGCCCGGTGCTGGAAGGTTAAGAGGAGATGTTATCTTCGGAGAAGCATTGAATTGAAGCCCCAGTAAACGGCGGCCGTAACTATAACGGTCCTAAGGTAGCGAAATTCCTTGTCGGGTAAGTTCCGACCTGCACGAATGGTGTAACGATCTGGACACTGTCTCAGCCATGAGCTCGGTGAAATTGTAGTAACGGTGAAGATGCCGTTTACCCGCAGTGGGACGAAAAGACCCTGTGCACCTTTACTATAGCTTAGTATTGACCTTGGATAAATGATGTGTAGGATAGGTTGGAGACTTTGAAGGGGCGTCGCCAGGCGTTCTGGAGTCATTGTTGAAATACAACCCTTTGTTTATCTGAGGCCTAACCCCGCGGTGCGGGGGACAGTGCTTGGTGGGTAGTTTGACTGGGGTGGTCGCCTCCAAAAGAGTAACGGAGGCTTCTAAAGGTTCCCTCAGTACGCTTGGTAACCGTGCGAAGAGTGCAATGGCATAAGGGAGCTTGACTGAGAGACATACAGGTCGATCAGGTACGAAAGTAGAGCATAGTGATCCGGTGGTTCCGCATGGAAGGGCCATCGCTCAAAGGATAAAAGGTACGCCGGGGATAACAGGCTGATCTCCCCCAAGAGCTCATATCGACGGGGGGGTTTGGCACCTCGATGTCGGCTCGTCACATCCTGGGGCTGGAGAAGGTCCCAAGGGTTGGGCTGTTCGCCCATTAAAGTGGCACGCGAGCTGGGTTCAGAACGTCGTGAGACAGTTCGGTCTCTATCTACTGCGGGCGTTAGAAATTTGAGTGGATCTGATTCTAGTACGAGAGGACCGAATTGGACAAACCGCTGGTGTATCTGTTGTCCCGCCAGGGGCACCGCAGAGTAGCTACGTTTGGAAGGGATAAGCGCTGAAAGCATATAAGCGCGAAACCCACCACAAGATGAGATTTCTTTTAAGGATCGTGGAAGATGACCACGTTGATAGGCTATAGATGTAAAGGCAGTAATGTCATAGTCGAGTAGTACTAATAATCCGTAAGCTTATGCACACCCTTTTCCTCCCGGGCAGCCGGGAGGAGAGAACTTTCTAAAATAAGTCTTATTTGTTTCTTTATCCCAGTATGTTAAAATATCAGCCCGTCGCGGGCAGTCTTTAAATCGAAAGATTAAAGTAAAAAGCCGAAAGACTTTTAAACTTTATGACTTCCGGCTTTAGACTAACAGCCTTAAGGTGGTTATTGCGGCGGGGCTCACCTCTTCCCATCCCGAACAGAGAAGTTAAGCCCGCCTGCGCAGATGGTACTGCATATTGTGGGAGAGTATGTCGCCGCCTTTCTTTTGTAAAACCCTGTCCATACCGGACAGGGTTTTTTCGTTTTTAATGCTTTTAGAAAACTTCTGGTATAAATCTGATCTGTAGTTATAAGTTGTGCAAGAGAAATAATTCTTTATTTTTGTTTTATCTATTTTATTACAATTATGAAAAACATTTTCTCAAAAAGTGGCTCTGATGAATTCTTAAATCGTATTAATCAATTAAAAATTGATTCACAACCTCTTTGGGGCAAAATGTCTGTTGATCAGATGCTCGCTCATTGCAATGTTATGTATGAAATGGTTTATGATAATATCCCCCCAAAACCAAATCCTTTTATAAGATTTATTTTAAGGTCATTCATAAAAGATAAAGTAGTAGATGAAACACCGTATAAAAAAAATATTCGAACAGCTCCTCAATTTATTATTACTGGGAATTGTAATTTTGATCTCGAGAAAGGGAGACTTATCAATTATATTATTAAAACTCAAGAATTAGGTGAGGGAGAATTTGAAGGAAAAGAATCTCTTTCATTTGGTAAACTAACTTCTAAGGAATGGAATAATATGTTTACAAAACATTTAGATCATCATTTTTCTCAGTTTGGGGTATAATTTAAATTTTTTTGATATGAGGTTTTTTATTGTTTTATTTTTTATGTTTTTAGGGTGGTCGTCAAATGCTCAAAAAGATGAAGTTCAAAAATGTATTGAGACATTTTTTGAAGGATTTCATCAAAAAGATTCCATCAAAATAAAATCAGTTTGTTCTGATAAAATTATTTTACAATCGATAAGTGAAAGTTTAACAAAAGGGAATAAATTAAGTGACGAAAATGCTAAAGACTTTTATAAATCAATTTCAGAAATCCCTTCAAATCTTAAATTTCAGGAGAAAATATTGAGTTATTCTATTCAGATTGATGGTTCAATGGCTCACGTTTGGACTCTATATGAATTTTATCTAAATGATAAACGCAGTCACAGTGGTGTAAATGCTTTTACTTTGTTTAAAGAGAAAGATTCGTGGAAAATTATTTATTTAATTGATACACGAAGAAAATAATATTTTTTCTTATACAATTTGCGTTGCATAATAGCAACAGATATCTTTTAAAAGACATTCAGGGCATTTTGGTTTTGGTCTACACGTTTCTCTGCCCAAAAAAGAGATCGCCATCCCAATTTCAGACCAAATGTTTTTAGGCAATACCTGCATCAAATCTTTTTCTACTTTATTTCCATCCTTGCTTTCTTTTATAATTCCAATCCTTGGAGCAACACGAATTACATGTAAATCAGCAATTATCCCTTCTGCAGGTTTATTAGATTCTCTTAAAATAACGTTAGCTGATTTTCTTCCAATACCTTTCAATGCAGTTAATTCTTTCATTGTTAAGGGGATATCTTTATCATTTTTAATTGTTTTAGCAATTTCAAGAATCCATTGTGCTTTGGTAGAATGATTTCGAACTTTTGTTACATACGGCATGCAGGTCTCTAAATCTGTTTCAGATAAATTTTTTAATGTTGGATATTTTTCAAATAGTGCAGGTGAAATGTTGTTAATATTAGCATCTGAATCTTGTGCCGATAAAATAACCATTACTAATAATTGGTAAATATTTTGATAATCAAGAGGATGTTTTTTTCCTTTATATTTCTTTAAAATGGGCTTTAGTTTAGTTTCCCAGTTTGATGCTTCTCCAAATAAATCCATTTTGTAAAAGTTATAGTGTATTGTAAATCAAATATTTGTTTTATTAAAGTTAAGAATTTTTAATAAATTCCAGAATCTTTTTAATTACATTATGATTTCCTAAAATTTTTCGGTGTCCAAGCCCTTCGGTTAGCATCAAAGTACCATTTTTTAAATTGTGGTGAATGTGTATCCCTGCTTTAACTGGAACTTCAGGATCATCATTATCATGTATTACCAAAACTGGAATTTCAATTTTTTGTGCAGCCTTGTAAGCAGAGAAATCATCCATTTTTAATTGGTATTTATTTTCAAAGAAATCTCTCAAATTATGACCTAATTCTTTTTTTAATTCCATTTTAAAAATAAATTCATCTAATATATCTTGTACAATATCACCGCTTCCTATTATAACAGCTTTATTTACTTTTAGCCCATCTTTTATGGCATTCAAAACAGACATTCCGCCTAATGAATGTCCAATAGCTGCATCAAAAGGTCCAAAATGTTTTTCTATTTCTAATATTGAAGCAATAAATTCAGACATTATGGTGGTTTGTCCTTTAGATTTTCCGTGAGCTGGTGCATCAAAACTAATAGTTGAATAACCATTCTCTAATAATTCTTCAGCTATTTTAAACAATTGAGTTCCTCTTCCAGACCAGCCATGAACCAGTAAAATTTTGCGATCACTTTTTCCGTATTCATATGTTACGATACTTTTGTCTATAGCGGGAACATGTATAATCTTCTGCTCGCTTTTGCTATCCATTTGAAATTCTCTTTTCGGAATTTTATGTTTTATGGGTGTTGTAAAGATTTTTGAAGCAAATTTCGTAACTAATTTCGTAGAAAAAAACGCTAGAATTTTACCAGATATAATTATTAACTGTGGTATTTTTAATGATTTAATAGGATTTTCAGCCTTTTTTGTCATATCAATAAAATTATTTGTGGGGTTAGAATTTACTTATTTTTTCCTAAATTTAATAAAATCATAAATGTAGTATATTAATGATTTTGTACGATTAAAATAATTACAAATTAATTTTTGAAATGGAGATATTTCATATAAGTGCTGAATGTTACCCTATGGCAAAAGTGGGTGGTCTTGCAGATGTCGTAGGAGCTTTACCCAAATATCAGCAAGATGCTGGTCATGACGTTCGTGTTATTGTACCTTGTTATTCTACGAAATTTAGAACTGAAAATAAATTTGAATGTGTTCATTGGGGAACTGTAACGTTAGGAAACTTTAATTTTCCTTTTAGTGTTTTAAAAGAGTCTTCAGATAAATTAGGGTATGAATTATATCTTATTGAAATTAATGATTTGTTTGATCGTCCAAATGTATATGGTTATGAAGATGATATTGAACGATTTTTATCTTTTCAAATAGCAGCGTTAGATTGGATTATCGCCAGAAATAAAATACCGGATATAATCAATTGTCATGATCATCATACGGGATTAATTCCATTTTTACTGCAGTTTGCTTATAAATACGAGAAGTTACAAAATGTAAAAACTGCGATTACAATTCATAATGGTTTATACCAAGGCTGGTTTGGTTTTGATAAACTGTATTATCTGCCCGAATTTGATTTGAAACACGTTGGATTTTTAGAATGGAATCATTCCATTAATTCGCTGGCTGTTGGAGTTAAATGTGCCCATGCTGTTACTACAGTTTCTCCCAGCTATTTAAATGAAATTAATTATTCAGCCAATGGATTAGAATCGTTGTTTAATTCTGTTCGGAACAAATCAAAAGGAATTTT
This is a stretch of genomic DNA from Flavobacterium endoglycinae. It encodes these proteins:
- a CDS encoding glycogen synthase, encoding MEIFHISAECYPMAKVGGLADVVGALPKYQQDAGHDVRVIVPCYSTKFRTENKFECVHWGTVTLGNFNFPFSVLKESSDKLGYELYLIEINDLFDRPNVYGYEDDIERFLSFQIAALDWIIARNKIPDIINCHDHHTGLIPFLLQFAYKYEKLQNVKTAITIHNGLYQGWFGFDKLYYLPEFDLKHVGFLEWNHSINSLAVGVKCAHAVTTVSPSYLNEINYSANGLESLFNSVRNKSKGILNGIDIQVWNPASDVMIAQNYSIETFENGKTKNKEKLCEQFELDPSKPLFSFIGRLFEEKGGDLLPQASALALSEHFENINILILGSGNSEIESQLSQLRNDYKGNYNVFIGYNEELAHLIYAGSDFILMPSRVEPCGLNQMYAMRYGTIPIVRRTGGLRDTVIDFGDDGNGICHDQASVGDICYSINRAVGLYEDKENFYKVLKRGMAADHSWERVCQEYIEIYNLIIKKNEI
- a CDS encoding alpha/beta hydrolase encodes the protein MTKKAENPIKSLKIPQLIIISGKILAFFSTKLVTKFASKIFTTPIKHKIPKREFQMDSKSEQKIIHVPAIDKSIVTYEYGKSDRKILLVHGWSGRGTQLFKIAEELLENGYSTISFDAPAHGKSKGQTTIMSEFIASILEIEKHFGPFDAAIGHSLGGMSVLNAIKDGLKVNKAVIIGSGDIVQDILDEFIFKMELKKELGHNLRDFFENKYQLKMDDFSAYKAAQKIEIPVLVIHDNDDPEVPVKAGIHIHHNLKNGTLMLTEGLGHRKILGNHNVIKKILEFIKNS
- a CDS encoding endonuclease III domain-containing protein, which produces MDLFGEASNWETKLKPILKKYKGKKHPLDYQNIYQLLVMVILSAQDSDANINNISPALFEKYPTLKNLSETDLETCMPYVTKVRNHSTKAQWILEIAKTIKNDKDIPLTMKELTALKGIGRKSANVILRESNKPAEGIIADLHVIRVAPRIGIIKESKDGNKVEKDLMQVLPKNIWSEIGMAISFLGRETCRPKPKCPECLLKDICCYYATQIV
- a CDS encoding nuclear transport factor 2 family protein; translation: MRFFIVLFFMFLGWSSNAQKDEVQKCIETFFEGFHQKDSIKIKSVCSDKIILQSISESLTKGNKLSDENAKDFYKSISEIPSNLKFQEKILSYSIQIDGSMAHVWTLYEFYLNDKRSHSGVNAFTLFKEKDSWKIIYLIDTRRK
- a CDS encoding DUF1569 domain-containing protein, with translation MKNIFSKSGSDEFLNRINQLKIDSQPLWGKMSVDQMLAHCNVMYEMVYDNIPPKPNPFIRFILRSFIKDKVVDETPYKKNIRTAPQFIITGNCNFDLEKGRLINYIIKTQELGEGEFEGKESLSFGKLTSKEWNNMFTKHLDHHFSQFGV
- a CDS encoding DUF4294 domain-containing protein is translated as MRYTICILFFTFISFTSQAQVTPKENQEMGYILTEKDSILNDTIQLPEIIISKGEKMSPEELKQFQILQMRVYKVYPYARLASDRLTALNAGMARLKTNREKKKYFKIVEDYLNNEFEDRLKKLSRKQGQILVKLIHRQTGNTAYDLIKTLKSGFKAFVSNTTANLFDISLKTEYKPYEVNEDYLIESILVRAFESGRLVNQKSANPVNYDDLMNHWEVKAKEVNKK